One window from the genome of Paenibacillus azoreducens encodes:
- a CDS encoding family 43 glycosylhydrolase, with the protein MRRKVTDITTPTCTSTYGWIADNGNGTYTNPIMWGDYPDNDVIRVGDTYYMSSTSMHLFPGCPIMSSKDLVNWEYESYAVDRMEGDRYDLINGDVYDEGPWATSLRYHNGKFYLMFNINDDTAYVSIAYCAKGPWTLFKLEDELYDPGLFFDDDGKIYVVHGQGELYLSELEIVDDETGQLSILSKREPGARRNGKKIYSYPCPGHRYNGYNEGAHVYKINGFYYILTTPIWKHGSKKEVAIRTKDLANGPYEVEDIMTSFMNFWGNGIHQGGIVDVPQENGASEWWAIIFQDRSKLGRVPTLQPVTWKNGWPYMGQVDGEKAVVTHRKPNIPNLEPAQPKALQASDDFSTNKLGLQWQWNHNPDNGKWCLDERPGYMRLKTSSVTNNLTYARNTLTQRVVGPDCIGTVKLDVSFMADGDTAGLCLIQKGFTFIGIKNVDGHKSIVIHDNLTEHASMSLSAGIIDVWLRAETPRHEYRMEFSYSLDGIHFTRLGGRYDMRYGTYVGMRFGIFNYATIKLGGYVDVDSFELTTTEHQGNLFGLNRKIDAERYDDQKFVSDKELQINSKTEWTCDDPNCDYNLSISNLKDGDWLQYDQVDFGAGDAAWFNVRVASSLTGGTIEVRLDRMNGELISTLHIPNTGDIDQYVNVKSDLTKKVAGIQKVYLVFHGACHNMCKLNWFMFGSGEFPQISPIPENLTVVAENASILNIKWDDSPGALQYDMMFDDRVISNVTSDFSQTGLAPRSSHTVRIRAKNFAGYSEWSDEVKSETVSDQD; encoded by the coding sequence ATGAGAAGAAAAGTTACGGATATTACGACTCCTACATGTACATCTACGTATGGATGGATTGCTGACAATGGAAATGGTACCTATACTAATCCAATAATGTGGGGCGACTATCCGGATAATGATGTTATCAGAGTTGGTGACACATACTACATGTCTTCAACAAGCATGCATTTATTTCCGGGGTGTCCCATTATGAGTTCCAAAGACTTAGTGAATTGGGAATATGAAAGTTATGCCGTAGATCGAATGGAAGGCGACAGATACGACCTTATCAACGGCGATGTGTACGATGAAGGTCCATGGGCAACAAGCTTACGGTATCACAACGGTAAATTTTACCTCATGTTTAATATCAATGATGATACCGCATATGTAAGTATTGCATATTGTGCGAAAGGGCCTTGGACACTGTTTAAACTGGAAGATGAACTTTATGATCCAGGGTTATTTTTTGACGATGATGGAAAAATCTATGTCGTACATGGTCAAGGAGAACTCTATCTTAGTGAGTTAGAGATCGTAGACGATGAAACAGGGCAGCTATCGATCCTATCCAAGAGAGAACCTGGTGCCAGAAGAAACGGTAAGAAGATCTATTCTTATCCATGCCCTGGTCATCGTTACAATGGATATAATGAAGGCGCACATGTATATAAAATCAATGGCTTCTACTATATTCTAACAACGCCAATTTGGAAGCATGGTTCCAAAAAAGAAGTTGCCATTCGAACAAAGGACTTAGCCAATGGACCTTATGAAGTGGAAGATATCATGACAAGCTTCATGAACTTCTGGGGGAACGGCATTCATCAGGGAGGGATTGTCGATGTTCCTCAGGAAAATGGGGCTTCAGAATGGTGGGCAATCATATTCCAAGATAGATCCAAACTGGGAAGAGTTCCTACACTGCAGCCCGTGACATGGAAGAATGGTTGGCCATACATGGGGCAGGTAGATGGGGAGAAGGCTGTTGTTACACATCGAAAGCCTAATATTCCCAATTTAGAGCCTGCCCAACCCAAAGCGCTGCAAGCTTCGGATGACTTTAGCACGAATAAGCTCGGGTTGCAATGGCAATGGAATCACAATCCGGATAATGGGAAATGGTGTCTCGATGAAAGACCAGGGTATATGAGACTTAAAACTTCAAGCGTAACAAATAACTTAACCTACGCAAGAAATACGCTTACACAGAGGGTAGTGGGTCCTGATTGTATAGGGACTGTTAAGCTAGATGTGAGTTTTATGGCCGATGGCGATACGGCAGGTCTATGTTTAATACAAAAAGGTTTTACCTTCATCGGGATCAAAAATGTGGATGGTCATAAATCGATCGTTATTCATGATAATTTGACAGAACATGCATCCATGAGTCTATCTGCAGGGATTATAGATGTGTGGTTGAGAGCTGAGACTCCAAGACATGAATATCGAATGGAGTTCTCATATAGTCTAGATGGTATTCACTTTACTAGACTTGGCGGAAGATACGATATGCGTTACGGAACCTATGTCGGAATGCGATTTGGTATTTTCAATTATGCAACAATAAAGCTTGGTGGATATGTAGATGTTGATTCCTTTGAACTGACAACGACAGAACATCAGGGTAACCTCTTTGGATTAAATAGAAAAATTGATGCTGAGCGCTATGACGATCAAAAGTTTGTTTCAGATAAGGAACTGCAAATCAACTCAAAAACAGAATGGACATGTGATGATCCGAACTGTGACTATAATTTAAGTATATCGAATCTTAAAGACGGAGATTGGCTGCAGTATGATCAAGTTGATTTCGGTGCTGGTGATGCAGCATGGTTTAATGTGCGAGTAGCAAGTTCCTTAACAGGAGGCACGATTGAAGTTAGACTTGATCGCATGAATGGCGAGTTAATAAGTACACTTCATATTCCAAATACGGGTGATATCGATCAGTATGTCAATGTGAAGAGTGACCTTACTAAAAAAGTTGCTGGAATCCAAAAGGTATATCTTGTGTTTCATGGTGCATGTCACAATATGTGCAAACTGAACTGGTTTATGTTTGGTTCAGGAGAATTCCCTCAAATATCTCCCATTCCAGAAAATTTGACTGTTGTGGCTGAAAATGCATCCATTCTAAATATTAAATGGGATGATTCACCAGGAGCACTACAATACGACATGATGTTTGATGACAGAGTGATAAGTAATGTTACTAGTGATTTCTCGCAAACAGGTCTTGCGCCGCGCTCCAGCCATACGGTAAGGATAAGGGCTAAAAACTTTGCTGGTTATAGTGAGTGGAGTGATGAAGTGAAGTCTGAAACCGTTTCTGATCAAGACTAA